In the genome of Corythoichthys intestinalis isolate RoL2023-P3 chromosome 19, ASM3026506v1, whole genome shotgun sequence, one region contains:
- the ppil6 gene encoding probable inactive peptidyl-prolyl cis-trans isomerase-like 6 isoform X2, whose translation MNIKTSNLSSEMLAARTNGLEQKTHIKIVGLIKETHFHIANCIIEGLTQKFPREFMEPEIIPLLEFDWHAFLDSQKRELRGDVWQFSSGVMCFVDGQFIGDDVALVAWAKDQWTFTCDLPQASCVDEYYMKHLRATKHRFVYMDIEIEGEPAGRLLFELFSDVCPRTSWNFEALCTGERGKSTAGYPLCYKGSLFHRVVPNGWVQGGDITPERKGNGGESIYGPTFDDESFALSHTKRGTLGMANKGPHSNGSQFYITLQPTRWMDLTYVAFGEVVEGVDVLKKIEESPTTNQRPKKECTVVNCGVFKL comes from the exons ATGAACATAAAAACCAGCAACTTATCATCAGAAATGCTTGCTGCTCGTACAAACG GTTTGGAACAAAAAACGCACATCAAAATAGTTGGCTTGATTAAAGAGACACATTTTCATATTGCCAACTGTATCATTGAG ggTCTAACACAGAAGTTTCCACGGGAGTTTATGGAACCAGAAATCATTCCATTACTTGAATTTGATTGGCATGCCTTCCTGGACAGCCAGAAAAGG GAGTTACGTGGCGACGTGTGGCAGTTCTCCAGTGGCGTCATGTGCTTTGTAGATGGTCAGTTCATCGGTGACGACGTTGCTCTCGTTGCTTGGGCCAAGGACCAGTGGACTTTCACGTGTGACCTGCCACAGGCTTCCTGCGTAGATGAATACTACATGAAACATCTCCGTGCAACTAAG CACAGGTTTGTCTACATGGATATCGAGATTGAAGGCGAGCCAGCAGGGAGGCTGTTGTTTGAG CTGTTCTCGGATGTATGTCCAAGGACGTCATGGAACTTTGAGGCTCTTTGCACAGGTGAACGAGGCAAGTCGACTGCCGGCTACCCCCTGTGCTACAAGGGCTCCCTGTTTCATCGGGTAGTGCCCAATGGCTGGGTGCAAGGTGGAG ATATTACTCCAGAAAGAAAGGGAAATGGAGGCGAGTCCATCTACGGACCAACCTTTGACG ATGAGAGTTTTGCTCTCTCCCACACAAAGCGAGGCACTCTAGGCATGGCCAACAAGGGCCCCCACAGCAACGGCTCCCAGTTCTACATCACTCTGCAACCCACACGATGGATGGACTTGACCTATGTTGCATTTGG TGAAGTGGTGGAGGGTGTTGACGTCCTCAAGAAGATCGAAGAGTCCCCGACTACCAATCAACGACCCAAGAAGGAATGTACTGTCGTAAACTGTGGAGTTTTTAAGCTATAG
- the ppil6 gene encoding probable inactive peptidyl-prolyl cis-trans isomerase-like 6 isoform X1 gives MIRSLNHSDLTTFGQHVYFDDETLLIYFSGLEQKTHIKIVGLIKETHFHIANCIIEGLTQKFPREFMEPEIIPLLEFDWHAFLDSQKRELRGDVWQFSSGVMCFVDGQFIGDDVALVAWAKDQWTFTCDLPQASCVDEYYMKHLRATKHRFVYMDIEIEGEPAGRLLFELFSDVCPRTSWNFEALCTGERGKSTAGYPLCYKGSLFHRVVPNGWVQGGDITPERKGNGGESIYGPTFDDESFALSHTKRGTLGMANKGPHSNGSQFYITLQPTRWMDLTYVAFGEVVEGVDVLKKIEESPTTNQRPKKECTVVNCGVFKL, from the exons ATGATTCGGAGCCTCAATCACTCGGACCTTACCACCTTTGGGCAGCATGTATACTTTGATGATGAGACGCTTCTGATTTATTTTTCAGGTTTGGAACAAAAAACGCACATCAAAATAGTTGGCTTGATTAAAGAGACACATTTTCATATTGCCAACTGTATCATTGAG ggTCTAACACAGAAGTTTCCACGGGAGTTTATGGAACCAGAAATCATTCCATTACTTGAATTTGATTGGCATGCCTTCCTGGACAGCCAGAAAAGG GAGTTACGTGGCGACGTGTGGCAGTTCTCCAGTGGCGTCATGTGCTTTGTAGATGGTCAGTTCATCGGTGACGACGTTGCTCTCGTTGCTTGGGCCAAGGACCAGTGGACTTTCACGTGTGACCTGCCACAGGCTTCCTGCGTAGATGAATACTACATGAAACATCTCCGTGCAACTAAG CACAGGTTTGTCTACATGGATATCGAGATTGAAGGCGAGCCAGCAGGGAGGCTGTTGTTTGAG CTGTTCTCGGATGTATGTCCAAGGACGTCATGGAACTTTGAGGCTCTTTGCACAGGTGAACGAGGCAAGTCGACTGCCGGCTACCCCCTGTGCTACAAGGGCTCCCTGTTTCATCGGGTAGTGCCCAATGGCTGGGTGCAAGGTGGAG ATATTACTCCAGAAAGAAAGGGAAATGGAGGCGAGTCCATCTACGGACCAACCTTTGACG ATGAGAGTTTTGCTCTCTCCCACACAAAGCGAGGCACTCTAGGCATGGCCAACAAGGGCCCCCACAGCAACGGCTCCCAGTTCTACATCACTCTGCAACCCACACGATGGATGGACTTGACCTATGTTGCATTTGG TGAAGTGGTGGAGGGTGTTGACGTCCTCAAGAAGATCGAAGAGTCCCCGACTACCAATCAACGACCCAAGAAGGAATGTACTGTCGTAAACTGTGGAGTTTTTAAGCTATAG
- the ppil6 gene encoding probable inactive peptidyl-prolyl cis-trans isomerase-like 6 isoform X3, producing the protein MEPEIIPLLEFDWHAFLDSQKRELRGDVWQFSSGVMCFVDGQFIGDDVALVAWAKDQWTFTCDLPQASCVDEYYMKHLRATKHRFVYMDIEIEGEPAGRLLFELFSDVCPRTSWNFEALCTGERGKSTAGYPLCYKGSLFHRVVPNGWVQGGDITPERKGNGGESIYGPTFDDESFALSHTKRGTLGMANKGPHSNGSQFYITLQPTRWMDLTYVAFGEVVEGVDVLKKIEESPTTNQRPKKECTVVNCGVFKL; encoded by the exons ATGGAACCAGAAATCATTCCATTACTTGAATTTGATTGGCATGCCTTCCTGGACAGCCAGAAAAGG GAGTTACGTGGCGACGTGTGGCAGTTCTCCAGTGGCGTCATGTGCTTTGTAGATGGTCAGTTCATCGGTGACGACGTTGCTCTCGTTGCTTGGGCCAAGGACCAGTGGACTTTCACGTGTGACCTGCCACAGGCTTCCTGCGTAGATGAATACTACATGAAACATCTCCGTGCAACTAAG CACAGGTTTGTCTACATGGATATCGAGATTGAAGGCGAGCCAGCAGGGAGGCTGTTGTTTGAG CTGTTCTCGGATGTATGTCCAAGGACGTCATGGAACTTTGAGGCTCTTTGCACAGGTGAACGAGGCAAGTCGACTGCCGGCTACCCCCTGTGCTACAAGGGCTCCCTGTTTCATCGGGTAGTGCCCAATGGCTGGGTGCAAGGTGGAG ATATTACTCCAGAAAGAAAGGGAAATGGAGGCGAGTCCATCTACGGACCAACCTTTGACG ATGAGAGTTTTGCTCTCTCCCACACAAAGCGAGGCACTCTAGGCATGGCCAACAAGGGCCCCCACAGCAACGGCTCCCAGTTCTACATCACTCTGCAACCCACACGATGGATGGACTTGACCTATGTTGCATTTGG TGAAGTGGTGGAGGGTGTTGACGTCCTCAAGAAGATCGAAGAGTCCCCGACTACCAATCAACGACCCAAGAAGGAATGTACTGTCGTAAACTGTGGAGTTTTTAAGCTATAG